One window of Streptomyces sp. SUK 48 genomic DNA carries:
- a CDS encoding beta-phosphoglucomutase family hydrolase: protein MNQLGLPDDIQACLFDLDGVVTKTAVVHAAAWKETFDAFLRSHEGPEARPFDAVADYDEYVDGRPRADGVRAFLESRGIQLPEGTADDPPDALTVNGLGNRKNELLLERIRTGGVEAYEGTLRYLEAVRAEGLRTAIVSSSANCRDVLRAVDAEHFFDVRVDGVVAAERKLPGKPHPDTFLAAAHDLGVEPSRAAVFEDAQAGMDAGRAGGFGYVVGLDRVGQRDALYAHGASIVVEDLAELGGKR from the coding sequence ATGAACCAGCTCGGTCTGCCCGACGACATCCAGGCGTGCCTCTTCGACCTCGACGGGGTCGTCACCAAGACGGCCGTGGTGCACGCGGCCGCCTGGAAGGAGACGTTCGACGCCTTCCTGCGCTCCCACGAGGGCCCGGAGGCACGGCCGTTCGACGCGGTCGCCGACTACGACGAGTACGTCGACGGCCGCCCCCGCGCCGACGGGGTGCGCGCCTTCCTGGAGTCGCGCGGCATCCAGCTGCCGGAGGGCACGGCGGACGACCCACCGGACGCCCTGACCGTGAACGGCCTCGGCAACCGGAAGAACGAACTGCTCCTGGAGCGGATCCGCACCGGCGGCGTCGAGGCGTACGAGGGCACCCTGCGCTACCTGGAGGCGGTCCGCGCCGAGGGGCTGCGCACCGCGATCGTCTCCTCCAGCGCCAACTGCCGTGACGTGCTGCGGGCCGTGGACGCCGAGCACTTCTTCGACGTCCGCGTCGACGGCGTGGTGGCCGCCGAGCGCAAGCTGCCGGGCAAGCCGCACCCCGACACCTTCCTCGCCGCCGCCCACGACCTCGGCGTCGAGCCGTCCCGGGCGGCCGTCTTCGAGGACGCGCAGGCGGGCATGGACGCGGGCCGCGCGGGCGGCTTCGGCTACGTCGTCGGCCTCGACCGGGTCGGCCAGCGCGACGCGCTGTACGCGCACGGTGCGAGCATCGTCGTGGAGGACCTCGCCGAGCTGGGAGGCAAGCGGTGA
- a CDS encoding nucleoside/nucleotide kinase family protein, translated as MPPTFDDLLARARALPRGGRRALLGVAGGPGAGKSTLAACLVRALNADGPRWAAHVPMDGFHLADAELDRLGRRDRKGAPDTFDAAGYAALLRRLREETEEVVYAPGFERVLEQPLAGAIPVPPDVRLVVTEGNYLLLAEGSWARVRPCLDEVWYCEIPEEERIRRLVARHVEFGKESAAARAWVLGTDQRNAELVAATRERADLVVPAGALPPPVRDRACRRAG; from the coding sequence GTGCCCCCGACCTTCGACGACCTCCTCGCGCGCGCCCGCGCACTCCCCCGAGGCGGCCGGCGCGCCCTGCTCGGCGTCGCGGGCGGCCCCGGCGCGGGCAAGTCCACGCTGGCCGCGTGTCTGGTGCGCGCCCTGAACGCCGACGGACCCCGCTGGGCCGCCCACGTCCCCATGGACGGCTTCCATCTGGCCGACGCCGAACTCGACCGGCTGGGGCGCCGGGACCGCAAGGGCGCGCCGGACACCTTCGACGCGGCCGGGTACGCGGCGCTGCTGCGGCGGCTGCGGGAGGAGACGGAGGAGGTCGTGTACGCGCCCGGGTTCGAGCGGGTCCTGGAGCAGCCGCTGGCCGGTGCGATCCCGGTGCCGCCGGACGTCCGGCTCGTGGTGACCGAGGGCAACTACCTTCTCCTGGCGGAGGGTTCGTGGGCACGGGTGCGGCCGTGCCTGGACGAGGTCTGGTACTGCGAGATCCCCGAGGAGGAGCGGATCCGCCGACTGGTGGCCCGGCATGTGGAGTTCGGCAAGGAATCGGCGGCGGCGCGCGCGTGGGTGCTGGGCACGGACCAGCGCAACGCCGAGCTGGTGGCGGCGACGCGGGAGCGGGCGGATCTGGTGGTCCCGGCGGGTGCGCTGCCGCCACCCGTGCGAGACCGGGCCTGCCGCCGCGCCGGTTGA
- a CDS encoding MurR/RpiR family transcriptional regulator has protein sequence MPSPQQARAQASAITSGKTAPEVEAAPTSQLRELFDGPRLSPGQRRIAQYLIEHITEAAFLSITELADRVGVSQPSVTRFAGAVGFSGYPALRERLQSIALKALAGGPAEPDRANELQAAVDAEIANLENLRRDFADPDRVIHIGRELSRSTPLTVLGLRISESLAEYFGYAARRIHPDVRLVTRGGSVAYDALLQSREAGGSWVLAFAMPRHSHETLQAVRVAHRAGLKVALITDLALGPLADEADVTFATGTGSRLVFDSYAAPNMMAAALLQAMTDADPERTQARLEKYEQVSDQHQFFVRD, from the coding sequence GTGCCCTCGCCGCAGCAGGCCCGCGCACAGGCATCAGCGATCACCTCGGGCAAGACCGCGCCCGAGGTCGAGGCCGCCCCGACCTCCCAGCTCAGGGAGCTGTTCGACGGCCCCCGTCTGTCACCGGGGCAGCGGCGGATCGCCCAGTACCTCATCGAACACATCACCGAGGCCGCGTTCCTGTCGATCACCGAGCTGGCGGACCGGGTCGGGGTCAGCCAGCCGTCCGTGACCCGCTTCGCCGGTGCCGTCGGCTTCAGCGGCTACCCCGCCCTGCGGGAACGGCTCCAGTCGATCGCGCTGAAGGCCCTGGCCGGCGGGCCCGCGGAGCCGGACCGCGCCAATGAGCTCCAGGCGGCCGTGGACGCCGAGATCGCGAACCTGGAGAACCTGCGCCGCGACTTCGCCGACCCGGACCGGGTGATCCACATCGGCCGGGAGCTGTCCCGCTCCACCCCGCTGACCGTGCTGGGCCTGCGCATCTCGGAGTCGCTCGCGGAGTACTTCGGATACGCGGCACGCCGTATCCACCCCGATGTACGGCTGGTCACCCGGGGCGGCAGCGTGGCCTACGACGCGCTGCTCCAGTCCCGCGAGGCCGGCGGCAGCTGGGTGCTGGCGTTCGCCATGCCCCGGCACTCGCACGAGACCCTCCAGGCGGTCCGGGTCGCGCACCGCGCCGGTCTCAAGGTCGCCCTGATCACCGACCTCGCGCTCGGTCCGCTGGCCGACGAGGCCGACGTCACCTTCGCCACCGGCACCGGCTCCCGGCTGGTCTTCGACTCCTACGCCGCGCCCAACATGATGGCCGCGGCGCTGCTCCAGGCGATGACCGACGCCGACCCGGAGCGGACACAGGCGCGGCTGGAGAAGTACGAGCAGGTCTCCGACCAGCACCAGTTCTTCGTGCGGGACTGA
- a CDS encoding SpoIIE family protein phosphatase produces MDDPGTGADSAALAEVVARQRAELERLRDLAATAAVLERAKGALMAVTGCAPDAADQKLRRRAGDHGRTLLEQCRLTLDTLPPPQEPPAPAPPGTAPVPRKAAVPRTAPAPSPAGASQMAGTAAMAETAAMAEVLGEMGRELVRVRSAKELAGRLLDHLAPQVRADAVLLYERRAEGGLELAGHAGIDARFAAGWRYVPPLAGVPAFEALAAGEPLWLEDLAADRVRHALVGGAPERWPSRVWLPVPAGGTARFALGVLRRCEGPFEPRERRLLVAAARLCAGRLRVFDTAREAPGDPGVAEIAQAVFDALPGAAVLLTPLRTAAGEVTDYRIDAATPQAVDVSGRTGRDMVGRLVLESYPSVAGEPLWRGYLETLESGVPFESEPFAYQETVGGVALTGTFSVRAAVLGGGLLVSWLRHDPLDRQEQRLADVQRLGNLGWANWNLLTQEISWSAQAYAVLGRDPGQGPLELEKLPRLALAQDADPLTAAIAGLIHRGRPFDVPFRVETPEGVRHLRMVAEAVSEPDGTPAEVHGFVQDLTAQRTAELALVKSERTMTLQRGVLQAERALAARLQQALLPLPSKPVQLAGLRVEVAYLPAQAGIHVGGDWFSAVELADYDALFVVGDVAGHGIDAVATMAQLRFTAKGMVSTGTSLTVALARLNHLLLHSRDSRMTATMIMARYDPGHRLLAWAQAGHPPPLLVRGDEVRYLDRPGGLLLGASADPSYESAELRLEPGDRLLLYTDGLVERPGEGLDAGLDRLARAVRAHGEGEPGSLEALLAAMLVDEWRDDVCVVDIRMPGRGAAPVGVETDAAGTGEHGGG; encoded by the coding sequence ATGGACGACCCCGGAACCGGCGCCGACAGCGCCGCGCTGGCCGAGGTCGTGGCCCGGCAGCGTGCCGAGCTGGAGCGGCTGCGCGACCTCGCCGCGACGGCGGCGGTCCTCGAACGGGCCAAGGGCGCCCTGATGGCGGTCACCGGCTGCGCCCCGGACGCCGCCGACCAGAAACTGCGCAGGCGCGCCGGGGACCACGGGCGCACCCTTCTCGAACAGTGCCGGCTCACGCTGGACACCCTCCCGCCGCCCCAGGAACCGCCGGCCCCCGCGCCGCCCGGTACGGCCCCCGTCCCCCGTAAGGCCGCCGTTCCCCGTACGGCGCCCGCGCCCTCCCCCGCCGGTGCCTCGCAGATGGCGGGAACGGCGGCGATGGCCGAGACGGCCGCCATGGCGGAGGTGCTCGGCGAGATGGGGCGGGAGCTGGTCCGGGTCCGTTCCGCAAAGGAGCTGGCCGGGCGCCTGCTGGACCACCTGGCGCCGCAGGTGCGGGCCGATGCCGTGCTGCTCTACGAGCGGCGGGCCGAGGGGGGTCTGGAACTGGCCGGGCACGCCGGGATCGACGCGCGGTTCGCCGCCGGGTGGCGGTATGTGCCCCCGCTGGCCGGGGTGCCCGCGTTCGAGGCCCTGGCGGCGGGTGAGCCGCTGTGGCTGGAGGACCTGGCCGCCGACCGGGTCCGCCACGCCCTGGTCGGGGGCGCGCCGGAGCGGTGGCCGAGCCGGGTGTGGCTGCCGGTACCCGCCGGGGGAACCGCCCGGTTCGCCCTGGGGGTGCTGCGGCGCTGCGAGGGCCCGTTCGAGCCACGCGAGCGCCGGCTGCTCGTCGCCGCGGCCCGGCTGTGCGCGGGGCGGCTGCGCGTCTTCGACACCGCGCGGGAGGCGCCGGGGGATCCGGGGGTCGCGGAGATCGCGCAGGCGGTGTTCGACGCGCTGCCGGGGGCCGCGGTCCTGCTCACGCCGTTGCGTACGGCCGCCGGTGAGGTGACGGACTACCGGATCGACGCGGCCACCCCGCAGGCGGTCGACGTGTCCGGCCGGACGGGCCGGGACATGGTCGGCCGGCTCGTCCTGGAGAGCTACCCGTCCGTGGCGGGCGAGCCGCTGTGGCGGGGGTATCTGGAGACCCTGGAGTCCGGGGTGCCGTTCGAGAGCGAGCCGTTCGCCTATCAGGAGACGGTCGGCGGGGTGGCCCTGACCGGCACCTTCTCGGTGCGGGCCGCTGTGCTGGGCGGCGGCCTGCTGGTGTCCTGGCTGCGGCACGACCCGCTGGACCGGCAGGAGCAGCGGCTGGCCGACGTGCAGCGGCTCGGCAACCTCGGCTGGGCGAACTGGAATCTGCTGACCCAGGAGATCTCCTGGTCCGCGCAGGCGTACGCGGTCCTGGGCCGCGACCCCGGGCAGGGGCCGCTGGAGCTGGAGAAGCTGCCGCGGCTGGCCCTGGCGCAGGACGCGGATCCGCTGACCGCCGCGATCGCCGGGCTGATCCACCGGGGGCGGCCGTTCGACGTGCCGTTCCGGGTCGAGACCCCCGAGGGCGTACGGCATCTGCGGATGGTCGCCGAGGCCGTCAGCGAGCCGGACGGCACCCCGGCCGAGGTGCACGGCTTCGTGCAGGACCTCACCGCGCAGCGCACCGCGGAACTCGCCCTGGTCAAGAGCGAGCGCACCATGACGCTGCAACGGGGTGTCCTCCAGGCCGAACGCGCCCTCGCCGCCCGTCTCCAGCAGGCCCTGCTGCCCCTGCCCAGCAAGCCGGTACAGCTGGCCGGGCTGCGCGTCGAGGTCGCCTATCTGCCGGCGCAGGCCGGTATCCATGTCGGCGGCGACTGGTTCAGCGCCGTCGAACTGGCCGACTACGACGCGCTGTTCGTCGTCGGCGACGTGGCCGGACACGGCATCGACGCGGTGGCCACCATGGCCCAGCTCCGCTTCACCGCGAAGGGAATGGTCAGCACCGGCACCTCGCTCACCGTCGCCCTGGCACGGCTGAACCACCTGCTGCTGCACTCCCGGGACAGCCGGATGACGGCCACCATGATCATGGCCCGCTACGACCCCGGCCACCGCCTCCTCGCCTGGGCCCAGGCCGGGCATCCGCCCCCGCTGCTGGTGCGCGGCGACGAGGTGCGCTATCTCGACCGCCCCGGCGGCCTGTTGCTCGGCGCGAGCGCCGACCCCTCCTACGAATCGGCTGAGTTGCGGCTGGAACCCGGCGACCGGCTCCTGCTCTACACCGACGGCCTCGTCGAACGCCCCGGCGAGGGCCTGGACGCGGGCCTCGACCGCCTCGCCCGGGCGGTACGCGCCCACGGTGAGGGAGAGCCCGGCTCCCTGGAGGCCCTGCTCGCGGCCATGCTGGTGGACGAATGGCGGGACGACGTCTGCGTGGTGGACATCCGGATGCCGGGGCGGGGGGCGGCGCCGGTCGGCGTGGAGACCGACGCGGCGGGGACCGGGGAGCACGGGGGCGGCTGA
- a CDS encoding flavin reductase family protein: MARAEDGFLGRLDPDMCVVTAAAGGERAGCLVGFASQCSIRPPRFTVWLSTANHTCRVARAAHCLAVHLLTRDQHALAERFGGETGDDTDKFAGLDKTPGPGGAVVLADAAAWFVGTILHRVDGGDHVGFVLDPLEWGGGRAGPLLRLSDAMDIEAGHPVDRPGGPS, translated from the coding sequence ATGGCGCGGGCGGAGGACGGTTTCCTGGGGCGGCTCGACCCCGACATGTGCGTGGTCACGGCCGCGGCCGGGGGCGAGCGGGCGGGCTGCCTGGTCGGCTTCGCCTCCCAGTGCTCCATCCGGCCGCCCCGGTTCACGGTGTGGCTGTCCACGGCCAACCACACCTGTCGTGTCGCCCGCGCCGCGCACTGCCTCGCCGTCCACCTGCTCACCCGCGACCAACACGCCCTCGCGGAACGCTTCGGCGGCGAGACCGGGGACGACACCGACAAGTTCGCCGGCCTCGACAAGACCCCGGGACCCGGCGGCGCGGTCGTCCTCGCGGACGCGGCGGCCTGGTTCGTCGGCACCATCCTGCACCGCGTCGACGGCGGCGACCACGTCGGCTTCGTCCTCGACCCCCTGGAGTGGGGCGGAGGGCGGGCGGGCCCCCTGCTGCGACTGTCCGACGCGATGGACATCGAGGCCGGCCACCCCGTGGACCGGCCGGGCGGGCCGAGCTGA
- a CDS encoding polysaccharide lyase 8 family protein, with translation MTTPWSRRGFLAVCSGTAAALGLGTSSPASAAPDEFAALRATWRTLILGEGFEPSAEPFASRLAGLGATARQYLAAMSPVTGALWPDLPYADPDPDTDPESYVYSGNMSTSYTRLSTLAQAYAQPGTGLTGDPSLRDAVLTGLAHLHDDVYNAGQARYGNWWSWQIGAPQALLDACVLMYDVLPAERLAGYLAAVDRFVPDSAVSDYSGTSTGANRVDLCRVLTLRGVVGADAAKVALARDALSPVFPYVSSGDGLHADGSFVQHTWVPYTGSYGAVFLGGLGMLFALLAGSSWEVTDEHRTIVFDAVERAWAPFLYNGLVMDGVAGRAVSRGLSAGDPSGVQQDDHLRGHPILASIVLLGQGAGPAENARWRALVKGWMRRDRYRPPLADPVLSLPNLARLKGVEDDPSVRALPEPAGHRLFPAMARATHRRPGWAASLSMADQRIAYYESGNGENPRGWHTGSGMLYWWGDTFANDQYSDAFWPTVDPYRLPGTTVSRKALADGAGGDWGAARPDVNWVGGATDGHRAAVGQYLKGLQSTLVAKKSWFFLDDTVVCLGAGISCADGTAVQTTVENRNLGAAGGAAFTVDGRTEPAGHPWSQTLPGTGWAHIGGHGGYVFPGGATVRALREAREGSWSSINTGGSTAVLSRTYLTMYVDHGTDPVNASYAYLLMPGASAARTRARSADRHWLTVSANTNDQQGVSVRSLGFTGVNFWFGGTVGSLTASDPCSVMISEKEDGTAVIAVSDPMLMRTGLTLTWRRPVASVVSAPATLASARTGRTLTLAFGDLTGTAGVTQLVTVSLR, from the coding sequence ATGACGACTCCTTGGTCACGTCGTGGATTCCTGGCCGTCTGTTCGGGCACCGCCGCCGCCCTGGGACTGGGCACCTCCTCCCCCGCCTCCGCCGCACCGGACGAGTTCGCCGCCCTGCGCGCCACGTGGCGCACCCTGATCCTCGGCGAGGGCTTCGAGCCCTCGGCCGAACCCTTCGCCTCCCGCCTGGCCGGCCTGGGCGCCACCGCACGGCAGTACCTCGCCGCGATGTCCCCGGTGACCGGGGCGCTGTGGCCGGACCTCCCGTACGCCGACCCCGATCCGGACACGGACCCGGAGTCGTACGTCTACTCGGGCAACATGAGCACCAGTTACACCCGGCTGAGCACCCTCGCGCAGGCGTACGCCCAGCCGGGCACCGGCCTCACCGGTGATCCGAGCCTGCGCGACGCCGTCCTCACCGGTCTCGCCCATCTCCACGACGACGTGTACAACGCCGGCCAGGCGCGGTACGGCAACTGGTGGAGCTGGCAGATCGGCGCCCCGCAGGCGCTGCTGGACGCGTGCGTGCTGATGTACGACGTGCTGCCGGCCGAGCGACTCGCCGGGTATCTCGCCGCGGTGGACCGGTTCGTGCCCGACTCGGCGGTGTCGGACTACAGCGGTACGAGCACCGGCGCCAACCGGGTCGACCTGTGCCGGGTGCTGACGCTGCGCGGGGTGGTCGGGGCGGACGCGGCGAAGGTGGCGCTGGCCCGGGACGCCCTGTCCCCCGTCTTCCCCTACGTCTCCTCCGGTGACGGTCTGCACGCCGACGGTTCGTTCGTCCAGCACACCTGGGTGCCGTACACGGGCTCGTACGGTGCGGTGTTCCTCGGGGGTCTCGGCATGCTGTTCGCGCTGCTGGCGGGGTCGAGCTGGGAGGTGACGGACGAGCACCGGACCATCGTGTTCGACGCGGTCGAGAGGGCGTGGGCGCCGTTCCTGTACAACGGCCTGGTCATGGACGGTGTCGCGGGCCGCGCGGTCAGCCGGGGCCTGTCCGCCGGCGACCCGTCGGGCGTCCAGCAGGACGACCATCTGCGGGGTCACCCCATTCTGGCCTCCATCGTGCTGCTCGGGCAGGGCGCGGGCCCGGCGGAGAACGCGCGCTGGCGCGCCCTGGTGAAGGGCTGGATGCGGCGCGACCGGTACCGTCCGCCGCTCGCGGACCCGGTGCTCAGCCTGCCGAACCTGGCCCGGCTGAAGGGAGTCGAGGACGACCCGTCGGTGCGGGCGCTCCCGGAGCCGGCCGGGCACCGGCTGTTCCCCGCCATGGCGCGGGCCACGCACCGCCGGCCCGGCTGGGCGGCCTCGCTGAGCATGGCGGACCAGCGGATCGCGTACTACGAGTCCGGCAACGGCGAGAACCCGCGCGGCTGGCACACCGGTTCCGGAATGCTGTACTGGTGGGGCGACACCTTCGCCAACGACCAGTACAGCGACGCCTTCTGGCCCACCGTCGACCCCTACCGGCTCCCCGGTACGACCGTCTCGCGGAAGGCGCTGGCCGACGGCGCGGGCGGCGACTGGGGCGCGGCCCGACCGGACGTGAACTGGGTCGGCGGCGCCACGGACGGCCACCGGGCCGCGGTCGGGCAGTACCTCAAGGGCCTCCAGTCGACCCTGGTCGCGAAGAAGTCGTGGTTCTTCCTGGACGACACGGTGGTCTGTCTCGGCGCCGGCATCTCCTGCGCCGACGGCACGGCCGTTCAGACGACGGTCGAGAACCGCAACCTCGGCGCGGCCGGCGGCGCGGCGTTCACGGTGGACGGCAGGACGGAACCGGCCGGTCACCCGTGGTCGCAGACGCTTCCCGGCACCGGCTGGGCGCACATCGGCGGGCACGGCGGCTACGTCTTTCCCGGGGGCGCGACGGTGCGGGCGCTGCGCGAGGCGCGGGAGGGCAGCTGGAGTTCGATCAACACGGGCGGATCGACGGCCGTGCTGAGCCGCACGTACCTGACGATGTACGTCGATCACGGCACCGATCCGGTGAACGCCTCGTACGCCTATCTGCTCATGCCGGGCGCGAGCGCCGCGCGGACGCGCGCGCGATCGGCGGACCGGCACTGGCTGACCGTATCGGCCAACACGAACGATCAGCAGGGCGTCTCGGTCCGTTCGCTCGGCTTCACCGGGGTGAACTTCTGGTTCGGCGGAACGGTCGGATCGCTCACGGCGAGCGATCCGTGTTCCGTGATGATCAGCGAGAAGGAGGACGGTACCGCGGTGATCGCCGTGAGCGATCCGATGCTGATGCGCACGGGTCTGACCCTGACCTGGCGGCGCCCGGTCGCCTCGGTCGTCTCGGCCCCGGCCACGCTCGCTTCGGCCCGGACGGGCAGAACGCTCACCCTGGCCTTCGGCGATCTCACCGGCACGGCCGGAGTCACCCAGCTGGTCACGGTCAGCCTGCGCTGA
- a CDS encoding CoA transferase translates to MSGSGAPLPLSGLLVADFGRVLAAPYATMLLADLGADVIKVEHPAGGDDTRAWGPPHAHGEATYFLSVNRNKRSVALDLRDAADRRRAVELARRADVLFENFRPGTLRKYGLGYEEVCAGNPGVVYCSITGFGSGPGAALPGYDLLIQAVGGLMSVTGSAPGEPVKAGVALVDVLTGLHAAVGVLAALRHRDATGEGQLIEVDLLTTLLSSLVNQSAGYTLAGRVPGIMGNRHPSIAPYEVYRAKDQPLVIAVGNDRQFAALCAGVGAPDLAVDARFLTNADRVAQVDELARELGGLLAARTAAEWFEHLTPLGVPCGPVNDIGQAFALADRLGLAPRATLDGADGPALDLVANPISLSRTPPRYDRRPPRLGEHTGEIADWLDS, encoded by the coding sequence ATGAGCGGGTCCGGCGCGCCGCTGCCGCTGAGCGGTCTTCTCGTCGCCGACTTCGGGCGGGTGCTCGCGGCGCCGTACGCGACGATGCTCCTCGCCGACCTGGGCGCCGATGTGATCAAGGTCGAGCATCCGGCGGGCGGTGACGACACCCGCGCGTGGGGCCCGCCGCACGCGCACGGCGAGGCCACCTACTTCCTCTCCGTCAACCGCAACAAACGTTCCGTCGCGCTCGATCTGCGGGACGCGGCCGACCGGCGCCGTGCCGTCGAACTGGCGCGCCGCGCCGATGTGTTGTTCGAGAACTTCCGGCCGGGGACGCTGCGCAAGTACGGGCTCGGCTACGAGGAGGTGTGCGCCGGGAACCCGGGCGTCGTGTACTGCTCCATCACCGGTTTCGGGTCCGGACCCGGGGCCGCGCTGCCCGGGTACGATCTGCTGATCCAGGCCGTGGGCGGGCTGATGAGTGTCACCGGGTCCGCGCCCGGGGAGCCGGTGAAGGCCGGGGTGGCGCTGGTGGACGTGCTCACCGGGCTGCACGCCGCGGTCGGGGTGCTGGCCGCGCTGCGGCACCGGGACGCGACCGGCGAGGGGCAGCTCATCGAGGTCGATCTGCTGACGACCCTGCTGTCGAGCCTGGTCAACCAGTCCGCCGGCTACACCCTGGCCGGGCGGGTGCCGGGCATCATGGGCAACCGGCATCCGTCGATCGCGCCGTACGAGGTGTACCGGGCCAAGGACCAGCCGCTGGTGATCGCCGTCGGCAACGACCGCCAGTTCGCGGCGCTCTGCGCGGGCGTCGGCGCCCCGGATCTGGCCGTCGACGCGCGCTTCCTCACCAACGCCGACCGGGTGGCCCAGGTCGACGAACTGGCGCGGGAACTGGGTGGGTTGCTGGCGGCCCGTACCGCCGCCGAGTGGTTCGAGCACCTCACACCGCTCGGTGTCCCGTGCGGTCCGGTCAACGACATCGGCCAGGCATTCGCTCTCGCCGACCGGCTGGGTCTCGCGCCCCGGGCCACGCTGGACGGGGCGGACGGGCCGGCCCTGGACCTCGTCGCCAACCCGATCTCCCTGTCCCGCACCCCGCCCCGCTACGACCGCCGCCCGCCCCGTCTCGGCGAGCACACCGGCGAGATCGCGGACTGGCTGGACTCCTGA
- a CDS encoding TetR family transcriptional regulator, whose product MSSSSAAPAAKPPMRDALVAAAFRLFSEHGYEQTTVDDIVALAGVGRRSFFRYFPAKEDVVFPDHERCLTDMTAFLAAGGEGCDPVRRVCDAARMVLHMYAENPAFSVQRYRLTRKVPGLRASELSVVWRYERAMAGYLRGRFAGRSDGTLRADVIAAAVVAAHNNALRSWLRSDGQGDAVAALDHALGYVQREFGRPQETAAAAGGRSPVRLGPAPDHGDSPRPDDVLVLVTRRDAPLWRVVRELETALHRD is encoded by the coding sequence ATGAGCTCCAGCAGCGCGGCGCCGGCCGCCAAGCCGCCGATGCGGGACGCCCTGGTCGCGGCGGCCTTCCGGCTCTTCTCGGAACACGGCTACGAGCAGACCACGGTGGACGACATCGTGGCGCTGGCCGGGGTCGGCCGGCGGTCCTTCTTCCGCTACTTCCCCGCCAAGGAGGACGTGGTCTTCCCCGACCACGAGCGCTGCCTCACCGACATGACGGCCTTCCTCGCGGCGGGCGGCGAGGGGTGCGACCCGGTGCGGCGGGTGTGCGACGCGGCCCGGATGGTGCTGCACATGTACGCGGAGAACCCGGCGTTCTCCGTGCAGCGCTACCGCCTCACCCGCAAGGTGCCGGGCCTGCGGGCGTCCGAGCTGTCGGTGGTGTGGCGGTACGAGCGGGCGATGGCCGGATATCTGCGCGGCCGGTTCGCCGGGCGGTCCGACGGGACGCTGCGGGCCGATGTGATCGCGGCCGCGGTGGTCGCCGCGCACAACAACGCGCTGCGCTCCTGGCTGCGTTCGGACGGACAGGGCGACGCGGTCGCGGCGCTGGACCACGCGCTGGGGTATGTGCAGCGGGAGTTCGGGCGCCCGCAGGAGACGGCGGCCGCGGCGGGCGGCCGCTCCCCCGTCCGGCTCGGGCCGGCACCGGACCACGGGGACTCGCCGCGCCCGGACGACGTCCTGGTCCTCGTCACGCGCCGGGACGCCCCGCTGTGGCGGGTGGTGCGGGAGCTGGAGACCGCGCTGCACCGCGACTGA
- a CDS encoding PPOX class F420-dependent oxidoreductase, which translates to MDHDSRLARLAAGKYLLVTSFRRNGTPVATPVWVVRDGASLGVWTAADSFKVKRVRQRADILAGPCDVRGNPTGDQLPATAEITDAATTARYRALIARKYGILGRLTLLGSRLRRGTDGTVGIRVTLGD; encoded by the coding sequence ATGGACCACGATTCGCGCCTGGCCCGGCTCGCCGCCGGGAAGTACCTGCTGGTCACCAGTTTCCGCAGGAACGGCACGCCGGTGGCCACCCCGGTGTGGGTGGTCCGGGACGGCGCGAGCCTCGGTGTCTGGACGGCCGCCGACAGCTTCAAGGTCAAACGCGTCCGCCAGCGCGCCGACATCCTGGCCGGCCCCTGCGACGTGCGCGGCAACCCCACCGGCGACCAGCTGCCCGCCACCGCCGAGATCACCGACGCGGCCACCACCGCCCGCTACCGCGCCTTGATCGCCCGTAAGTACGGCATCCTCGGCCGCCTCACTCTGCTGGGCAGCCGGCTGCGGCGCGGCACGGACGGCACGGTCGGCATCCGGGTGACCCTCGGCGACTGA